One Salvia splendens isolate huo1 chromosome 22, SspV2, whole genome shotgun sequence DNA segment encodes these proteins:
- the LOC121787953 gene encoding 60S ribosomal protein L5-like, translating to MVFVKAQKSKAYFKRFQVKFKRRRQGKTDYRARIRMINQDKNKYNTPKFRFVVRFTNKDIIAQICSASIAGDHVLASAYAHELPRYGLEVGLTNYAAAYCTGLLLGRRVLKKLELDEEYEGNVEATGEDYSVEPADSRRPFRALLDVGLLKTTTGNRVFGALKGALDAGVDIPHSEKRFAGFSKDNKQLDAEVHRKYVYGGHVAAYMNTLMEDEPEKYQTHFSEYIKRGIEADNIEDMYKKVHAAIRANPIPTKTEKPAPKEHKRYNLKKLTYEERKAKLIERLNALNAASGNDDDDEDEEDDE from the exons ATG GTGTTTGTCAAGGCCCAAAAGTCTAAGGCTTATTTCAAGCGGTTTCAGGTTAAATTCAAGAGAAGAAGAC AGGGGAAAACTGACTATCGTGCAAGGATTCGCATGATAAATCAGGACAAAAACAAGTACAATACTCCCAAGTTCCGGTTTGTTGTGCGATTT ACCAACAAAGATATTATTGCCCAAATCTGTTCTGCAAGCATTGCTGGTGATCATGTTCTTGCTTCCGCTTATGCGCATGAGCTGCCTCGTTATGGACTGGAAGTTGGCCTAACCAATTATGCTGCTG CTTACTGCACTGGTCTTCTATTGGGCCGCCGTGTTCTGAAGAAGCTTGAATTGGACGAGGAGTATGAAGGAAATGTTGAG GCAACTGGAGAGGATTACTCTGTCGAACCAGCTGACAGCAGGAGGCCATTCCGTGCTCTCCTTGATGTTGGTCTGTTGAAGACCACAACTGGCAACCGTGTTTTTGGTGCACTCAAG GGTGCTCTTGATGCTGGTGTTGATATTCCCCACAGTGAGAAGAGGTTTGCTGGATTCAGCAAGGACAACAAACAGCTTGACGCAGAGGTGCATCGGAAGTACGTCTATGGTGGCCATGTTGCTGCATACATGAAT ACTTTGATGGAAGATGAGCCTGAGAAGTATCAGACTCACTTTAGTGAATACATCAAGAGGGGGATTGAGGCTGATAACATCGAGGATATGTACAAGAAGGTCCATGCAGCCATTCGAGCCAATCCTATTCCAACTAAGACTGAGAAGCCTGCTCCTAAAGAGCACAAGCG ATACAATCTTAAGAAGCTAACTTATGAGGAGAGGAAGGCCAAGTTGATTGAGAGGTTGAATGCTCTGAATGCTGCTTCTGGAaatgatgacgatgatgaagaCGAAGAGGATGACGAGTGA
- the LOC121785717 gene encoding protein ASPARTIC PROTEASE IN GUARD CELL 2-like, with protein MLILHLITFLLLSPPLPALSATITTTSSGHAIPFPHYEHLNIKQSIASTTLRPLSSDSDSKTNNNTAVKLQLLHRDKLPFHRHKDHRRRFLSRMQRDSLRVAAVLRRTAGAAYEAADFGAEVVSGMEQGSGEYFVRIGVGSPARSQYMVIDSGSDIVWVQCQPCSQCYHQSDPVFDPAESASFSGVSCSSTVCDRVENSGCHAGRCKYEVSYGDGSYTKGTLALETLTVGHTTVQNVAIGCGHMNRGMFVGAAGLLGLGGGSMSLVGQLGSQTGQAFSYCLVSRGTASYGSLEFGRSVLPVGAAWVPLLQNLRAPSFYYIGLSGLGVGGTRVPVSEDAFKLSESGDGGVVMDTGTAVTRLPAAAYAAFRDAFLAETANLPRVGGVSIFDTCYDLNGFVTVRVPTVSFFLSGGPILTLPARNFLIPVDERGTFCFAFAPSPSDLSIIGNIQQEGIQISFNGANGYVGFGPNVC; from the coding sequence ATGCTCATTCTCCATCTCATAaccttcctcctcctctccccGCCTCTACCCGCCCTTTCCGCCACCATCACCACCACTTCCTCCGGCCATGCAATCCCCTTTCCCCACTACGAACACCTCAACATCAAACAATCAATCGCCTCCACCACCCTCCGCCCCCTTTCCTCCGACTCCGACTCCAAAACCAACAATAATACCGCCGTCAAACTCCAGCTCCTCCACCGCGACAAGCTCCCCTTCCACCGCCACAAGGACCACCGCCGGCGCTTCCTCTCCCGCATGCAACGAGACTCCCTCCGCGTGGCCGCCGTCCTCCGGCGCACCGCCGGCGCCGCTTATGAGGCCGCCGACTTCGGCGCGGAGGTGGTGTCCGGCATGGAGCAGGGCAGCGGCGAGTACTTCGTGAGAATCGGCGTGGGAAGCCCGGCCCGGAGTCAGTACATGGTGATCGACTCCGGTAGCGACATCGTGTGGGTCCAATGCCAGCCATGCAGCCAATGCTACCACCAATCCGACCCGGTATTCGACCCGGCCGAGTCCGCCTCCTTTTCGGGCGTCTCATGCAGCTCCACCGTCTGCGACCGGGTCGAGAATTCGGGTTGCCACGCCGGCCGCTGCAAATACGAGGTCTCCTACGGAGACGGCTCCTACACCAAGGGCACTTTAGCCTTAGAGACTCTCACCGTCGGACACACCACCGTCCAAAACGTCGCAATCGGCTGCGGCCACATGAATCGGGGCATGTTTGTCGGGGCGGCCGGGTTACTGGGCTTGGGCGGGGGATCCATGTCTCTCGTGGGCCAGCTCGGCAGCCAGACGGGTCAAGCCTTTAGCTACTGCCTAGTAAGCCGGGGTACGGCCTCCTACGGCTCGCTTGAGTTCGGCCGCTCCGTGCTCCCTGTGGGGGCCGCCTGGGTTCCGCTTCTGCAGAACCTGCGGGCCCCCAGTTTTTACTACATTGGCCTCTCCGGCCTTGGGGTCGGCGGCACCCGGGTCCCCGTCTCCGAGGATGCCTTCAAGCTCTCCGAGTCCGGCGACGGCGGGGTCGTCATGGACACCGGCACTGCTGTCACGCGCCTGCCCGCTGCCGCCTACGCCGCTTTCCGGGACGCATTCTTAGCGGAGACCGCAAACCTACCCCGGGTCGGCGGGGTGTCCATATTCGACACGTGCTATGACCTAAACGGCTTTGTCACGGTTCGGGTCCCCACTGTTTCCTTCTTCTTGTCGGGCGGCCCGATCCTCACTTTGCCCGCCCGAAACTTTCTAATTCCGGTGGATGAACGGGGCACCTTCTGTTTCGCTTTCGCCCCGTCGCCGTCGGATCTTTCCATAATAGGAAATATTCAGCAAGAAGGCATCCAAATCTCTTTTAATGGGGCAAATGGATATGTCGGCTTCGGCCCGAACGTTTGCTGA
- the LOC121787935 gene encoding cytochrome b561 and DOMON domain-containing protein At3g07570-like translates to MKKAPPNYTQLFILSYLFSYVCSQSQDSCNSPLTLQNPLSFDTTSMQCVTVWSSQGFILRFVQAAPNVWNFVLSAPSTKAYVAIGFSPNGNMVGSTAVVGWVESGGTSNMKQYFLGGQQPSLVTLIQSPSQGLPFGNVSTMLVQSDRIYIAFQLLTAQPGLHLIYAVGPVGRLPQAPDFRLTEHQDKIATSLNYASGQFQTEKRPESNLRRIHGLLNMLGWAILMPIGVMVARYMRKWDPLWFYMHSVTQSIGFILGLIGVICGFVLDGRLSANVPIHKALGIVIITFGCLQVLALLIRPDKTSKVRKYWNWYHFGVGRALVFLAVINVFYGVHLGKAGSSWNVGFAAFLVVLFVITLIMEIRIWCRE, encoded by the exons ATGAAGAAGGCACCTCCAAACTACACTCAACTCTTCATTCTTAGCTACTTATTTTCATACGTTTGTTCACAATCACAAGATTCTTGCAATTCTCCTCTCACTTTGCAAAACCCACTCTCGTTTGACACAACTTCTATGCAATGTGTCACAGTCTGGAGCTCTCAAGGCTTCATCCTCAGA TTTGTGCAGGCTGCACCAAATGTATGGAATTTCGTGCTCTCAGCACCAAGCACGAAAGCATATGTTGCCATAGGCTTCTCACCCAATGGTAACATGGTAGGCTCAACTGCCGTGGTTGGTTGGGTGGAATCTGGCGGCACTTCTAACATGAAGCAAtacttcttgggtggccaacaACCTAGCCTCGTTACGTTGATTCAGTCACCCAGTCAAGGGTTGCCATTTGGCAACGTCTCCACCATGCTTGTTCAGTCAGACCGAATCTACATCGCCTTCCAGCTCCTCACCGCCCAGCCTGGCTTGCACCTCATCTACGCGGTGGGGCCGGTTGGGCGCCTACCCCAGGCACCCGATTTCCGATTGACTGAACATCAAGATAAAATCGCCACCTCCTTGAATTACGCTTCAG GTCAATTTCAAACTGAGAAACGGCCAGAGTCGAATCTCCGGAGGATCCATGGGCTCTTGAACATGCTAGGTTGGGCCATCTTGATGCCGATTGGAGTGATGGTAGCTCGGTACATGAGGAAGTGGGACCCACTTTGGTTCTATATGCATTCCGTTACTCAATCAATAGGCTTTATATTGGGTCTAATTGGTGTAATATGTGGCTTTGTTTTGGATGGTCGTCTCAGCGCCAACGTTCCCATACACAAAGCTCTTGGAATTGTTATTATCACTTTTGGCTGCCTTCAG GTTCTGGCTCTCCTAATCCGACCGGACAAGACCTCAAAAGTTCGAAAATATTGGAATTGGTATCATTTTGGGGTGGGAAGGGCTTTGGTGTTTTTGGCTGTGATAAATGTGTTTTACGGAGTCCACTTGGGGAAGGCCGGTTCGTCATGGAATGTCGGGTTTGCAGCGTTTCTCGTCGTTTTATTCGTCATAACTCTGATTATGGAGATTAGAATATGGTGTAGAGAATGA